In the Kribbella sp. NBC_00482 genome, one interval contains:
- a CDS encoding potassium transporter Kup — translation MTDQQAETAEAPQTPAPNAHNTAKLAVIVGALGVVFGDIGTSPIYTLQTVFNPEDPHPVPVSDNNVYGVVSLIFWSVMIIVTVTYILLAMRADNDGEGGVMALITLLRRWRSTHPGRRAAAVLAAVGLFGASLFFGDGIITPAISVLSAVEGLKTVEPSLAEYVVPITAVIITMLFLVQRRGTESVGRVFGPVMIAWFTVIGAAGIGGITEHTAILKALSPTYAIGFLAGHFHIAFFALAAIVLAVTGAEALYADMGHFGRRSISRGWLFLVFPACTLSYLGQGALILKDHANISGPFFLLVPEWGRLPLVLLATAATVIASQAVITGAYSVASHAAQLGYLPRLRVTHTSATTVGQIYVPFVNWLLFVSVLTLIFAFRSSAALAYAYGMTVTGTISITTLLFFYVAHYRWNVPRWLILVGAVPLLTVDLLFIGANLTKLVHGAWLPLLIALIAFTVMTTWQRGREVVTAERERAEGSLQEFIDQLRSGTMPIRTVPGTAIFLNRGGVSAPLALRANVEHNQVRHEHVVIVAIGTEPVPRVAEDQRVTVDELGYGDDGITHVTIKFGYMESPDVPAALAQLEPDESEGPLDLDKASYFLSKIELRRGKAATMAGWRKQLFLATSHITADAAEHFGLPRDRTVIIGSHIEL, via the coding sequence GTGACGGATCAGCAGGCGGAAACGGCGGAGGCCCCTCAGACACCCGCGCCGAACGCCCACAACACGGCCAAGCTCGCGGTGATCGTCGGCGCGCTCGGTGTCGTTTTCGGTGATATCGGGACCAGCCCGATCTACACCCTCCAGACGGTGTTCAACCCCGAGGACCCGCACCCGGTGCCGGTCAGTGACAACAACGTGTACGGCGTGGTGTCGCTGATCTTCTGGTCGGTGATGATCATCGTCACCGTCACGTACATCCTGCTCGCGATGCGCGCCGACAACGACGGCGAGGGCGGCGTGATGGCGCTCATCACGCTGCTGCGTCGCTGGCGTTCCACACATCCGGGCCGCCGGGCCGCGGCCGTCCTCGCGGCGGTCGGTCTGTTCGGGGCGTCGCTGTTCTTCGGTGACGGCATCATCACCCCGGCGATCTCGGTGCTGTCCGCGGTCGAAGGCCTGAAGACCGTCGAACCGTCGCTCGCCGAGTACGTCGTACCGATCACCGCGGTCATCATCACCATGTTGTTCCTGGTCCAGCGGCGCGGGACCGAATCGGTCGGCCGGGTCTTCGGTCCGGTGATGATCGCCTGGTTCACGGTGATCGGCGCGGCCGGGATCGGCGGCATCACCGAGCACACGGCGATCCTCAAGGCGCTCTCCCCGACGTACGCGATCGGGTTCCTGGCCGGGCACTTCCACATCGCGTTCTTCGCGCTCGCGGCGATCGTGCTCGCGGTCACCGGCGCCGAGGCGCTGTACGCCGACATGGGCCACTTCGGCCGCCGCTCGATCAGTCGCGGCTGGCTGTTCCTGGTCTTCCCGGCCTGCACGCTCAGCTACCTGGGTCAGGGCGCGCTGATCCTGAAGGACCACGCCAACATCAGCGGCCCGTTCTTCCTGCTCGTCCCGGAGTGGGGCCGGCTGCCACTGGTGCTGCTCGCAACCGCGGCCACCGTGATCGCGTCGCAGGCGGTGATCACCGGCGCCTACTCGGTCGCGTCGCACGCCGCGCAGCTCGGGTACCTGCCGCGGCTCCGGGTGACGCACACCTCGGCGACGACGGTGGGCCAGATCTACGTGCCGTTCGTGAACTGGCTGCTGTTCGTCTCGGTACTGACGCTGATCTTCGCGTTCCGCAGTTCGGCCGCCCTGGCGTACGCGTACGGCATGACGGTGACCGGCACGATCAGCATCACGACCTTGCTGTTCTTCTACGTCGCGCACTACCGCTGGAACGTCCCCAGGTGGCTGATCCTTGTCGGCGCGGTGCCGCTGCTCACGGTCGACCTGCTGTTCATCGGAGCGAACCTGACCAAGCTGGTGCACGGCGCGTGGCTGCCGCTGCTGATCGCGCTGATCGCGTTCACGGTGATGACGACCTGGCAGCGCGGCCGCGAGGTCGTGACGGCCGAGCGGGAACGCGCCGAGGGTTCGCTGCAGGAGTTCATCGACCAGTTGCGCTCCGGCACGATGCCGATCCGTACGGTTCCGGGAACGGCGATCTTCCTGAACCGCGGCGGGGTCAGCGCTCCGCTGGCGCTGCGGGCGAACGTCGAACACAACCAGGTCCGGCACGAGCACGTGGTGATCGTGGCGATCGGCACGGAGCCGGTGCCGCGGGTCGCCGAGGACCAGCGGGTCACGGTCGACGAGCTCGGGTACGGCGACGACGGGATCACGCACGTCACGATCAAGTTCGGGTACATGGAGTCGCCCGACGTACCCGCCGCCCTCGCGCAACTGGAGCCGGACGAGTCCGAAGGACCGCTCGATCTCGACAAGGCGTCGTACTTCCTGTCCAAGATCGAGCTCCGCCGCGGCAAGGCTGCCACGATGGCGGGCTGGCGCAAGCAGCTGTTCCTCGCCACCTCGCACATCACCGCAGACGCCGCCGAACACTTCGGTCTCCCCCGCGACCGCACGGTCATCATCGGCTCGCACATCGAGTTGTAA